Proteins from a genomic interval of Lolium perenne isolate Kyuss_39 chromosome 1, Kyuss_2.0, whole genome shotgun sequence:
- the LOC127308853 gene encoding uncharacterized protein, giving the protein MATAWVRSLSCRSYGVADAVVAPSPTPSKKMSQTFPVSCAAAEDVRDSVAPPARHASWKHEKPPRRERRRGGQDERERQQDARPRARKKPKQAFMPSPSPAAPAPSAFLTMAELPEGHSSRQVVELIFSSGWGPATQAPPEVEAMFRVHSAARAVARFEDARAAARAHGAAARCGADGNEMMRFQCRPAAGAVFGAGVATCQLGPCSSAVRTFACSGAAHARAAASFSPSPGAGRRAMLVCRVIAGRVRPAHGLDQHGRHHRSPDYDSVDMGDGELVVLDSRAVLPCFLIIYKV; this is encoded by the coding sequence ATGGCGACGGCGTGGGTGCGGTCCCTCAGCTGCAGATCCTACGGCGTGGCGGACGCCGTCGTCGCGCCGTCCCCGACGCCGAGCAAGAAGATGTCGCAGACCTTCCCCGTCTCGTGCGCTGCCGCGGAGGACGTGAGGGACTCGGTGGCGCCTCCCGCGCGGCACGCCAGCTGGAAGCACGAGAAGCCGCCGCGCCGGGAGAGGCGGAGGGGCGGGCAGGACGAGCGGGAGCGGCAGCAGGACGCGAGGCCGCGGGCCAGGAAGAAGCCGAAGCAGGCGTTCATGCCGTCGCCCTCGCCGGCCGCCCCGGCGCCCTCGGCGTTCCTGACGATGGCGGAGCTGCCGGAGGGCCACTCGTCGCGGCAGGTGGTGGAGCTCATCTTCTCCTCCGGCTGGGGCCCCGCCACGCAGGCACCGCCGGAGGTGGAGGCGATGTTCCGGGTGCACAGCGCGGCCAGGGCGGTGGCGCGGTTCGAGGACGCCAGGGCGGCCGCCCGCGCGCACGGCGCCGCGGCGCGGTGCGGCGCCGACGGCAACGAGATGATGCGCTTCCAGTGCCGCCCGGCCGCAGGCGCCGTCTTCGGCGCCGGCGTCGCCACCTGCCAGCTCGGCCCCTGCAGCTCCGCGGTGCGCACCTTCGCCTGCAGCGGCGCCGCCCACGCCAGAGCCGCCGCGTCGTTTTCGCCGTCGCCCGGCGCGGGTCGCAGGGCCATGCTGGTGTGCCGGGTCATTGCCGGGCGCGTCCGGCCGGCGCACGGCCTGGACCAGCACGGCCGGCACCACCGCTCCCCGGACTACGACTCCGTGGACATGGGCGACGGCGAGCTCGTCGTCCTCGACAGCCGCGCCGTGCTCCCCTGCTTCCTCATCATCTACAAGGTCTAG